GATGGCTTTTTATGGAGGGTATTTTACAATGGCTTTACCTGCAGCTTTATTTATCAAAAAATACAGCTATAAAACAGGTGTTTTGATAGGTTTGGGTCTGTATGCATTTGGCGCGATGCTGTTTTATCCGGCTGCCGCTTGGGAAAGCTACTTCTTCTTCCTGATAGCCTTGTACATCCTCACTTTTGGTCTGGCATTTTTGGAAACGACTGCCAATCCTTATGTGCTGTCGATGGGACCCGTGGAAACTGCCACCAGAAGATTAAATTTAGCCCAGGCATTCAATCCGATGGGTGCCCTTGCAGGACTTTTTGTAGCCAAAGAATTTATTTTAAATGCATTACAATCCAACAATACAGACGAAAGTGGTAACCTGATTTTCAATACCTTGGACGAAAGCGCAAAAGCCATCATCCGCACCAATGACCTGATGGTAATCAGAGATCCTTATGTCATGCTGGGTCTTGTAGTCATTGTTTTGGCTGTAGTAATTGCTGTCGCTAAGATGCCTGAAAATAAGTCCGGGAATAACAAATTAGACTTTTGGCCTTCCATGAAAAGACTTTCCACAAACCCGGGATTTGTGGAAGGGGTGATAGCCCAGATGTTTTATGTAGGAGCACAGATCATGGTCTGGACCTATATTTACCAATATGCGGAAGTTCTCGGAATCGACAATGCTTCTGCTGTGAATTATGCTTACACTGCCCTAGGCTTGTTCCTTGTTGGAAGATGGATATGTACTTTCTTACTGAGATATCTGAAACCAGCCCGTCTTTTGTTATACTTCTCTTTCTTGGCTGCTGCATTTACCCTAGGGGCAATTTTTATTCAGGGTGTTTTAGGACTATACAGTTTAGTGGGTATTTCATTTGCCATGTCTTTGATGTTTCCCACCATTTACGGCATCGCCTTGGATGATTTGGGTGAAGATGCCAAATACGGAGCCGCTTTTTTGGTGATGGCCATCGTAGGAGGTGCCATTATGCCTACTTTACAGGGAGTAATTTTGGATATTGGTGGATCGGGTTACAATGACATGCTTATCCTCGGTGTTCCTGAGGTGAATTTTTCCTTTATTCTGCCACTTTGCTGCTTTATTGTAGTGGGCTGGTTTGCTTGGAGAAGACTTGGCCTTAAAGATTGAAGTGTTTGACAAATTCCAACACATTTGGGTACATCAATTCCTTTAATTGAATGACTTCCTCTGTAGAATAAAATTTTATCTCCAAACATTCCGTACTTGGGACAAAATCCAGATGATGGACTCTTGTCTCGTAGACAGCATTCACAATGTGTTGGTTCTTAGGATTGATCACAGGAAAAAAATATAGTGGATGCGCTGAAATATAGGTTACTTCAAGCCCCATCTCTTCCATAAGCTCACGGGCTATTCCCTGATGGGGGCTCTCCCCGAAATCCAAACCGCCTCCAGGTAGTTCCCAAAGGCCATTTTCTTCTTTTACAAGGAGAAATCGATTTTGCTCATCTAAGATCAGGGCCTTGACCGAAACACGGTAAAAACATGCCGGAATGGTTAAATCATTCATTTTAGTATAGAAATTACATAATTAGGCTTCTTCAATTGCTATTTCCCGCATCAATCTTCCCAAAATATCAGATCCTGATATGATCTTTTTATATTTGTCCGTCCAAAGAAGAGCCAGGTCTTCATCTATAACATCATCCTCCGGTCCCTGTGGCTGGACCCTCCATCTTTCCAAAATTTTTCCAATAGGATACTCTGCTTCGTAGATTACCAAAGGAATATGACAAAATTCCAAAGGATTACTGGCTTTATTTCTAAGGAGAAAATTATTGACAAAAGAATTAAAATTCAAAACCTTACGTGGGTGCCCGTTAGCCTCATCCAGAATGACAACCCACTTTTTACCCGATTTGGCCAATTCTTGGAGAAATGGATCTTTGGAACTCCTTTTTATTTCAGGGAAAATCGGTTTTGAACCAATATAGGGCAGGGTGATGATACTCAACTGATCAATATTCTCCCCCTCTCTATAGGCCGGCAGATCGTCTAACCTCAGGAAATTGACCTCCCCTCTTGCTTCCAACCTTCCCAGCTCAGTTTTGGCGTTTTTTGCCTGATATTTCAATAAAGAAATCAGTTCATTCTCCTGTAACCAAGGGATAGGCTCTAATCCCAAAAAATGATCTAAAAGCACACCTGAAGGTTTGGCCAATGGCCAAAGAACAACTTTATAAAATTTCAAAACAGGAGAGAGTTTTGCCCCGATTTTCAAAGCATGCCGTGTAAAATAGGCCTGAGGGAATATTTCTCCTGCAAATGTGATAACAAAAGTAGAAAAGAAAAAAGAACCAAGACCCAGCAAAACAGAATCAGCCAAAAGGGTCAACAACACATTTACTCCCACATTGCCCCATAATATAGTTGCCAAAGTATAATTGGTATCTCTTCTCAAGGAAAGGACTCTTTCTGCCAATAAATCTCCCCCGTCGGCAGCAACTTCCAGACGTAACCTGCTCAGGCTGAACAAGGCGATATTGAGCCCAGAAAAAGTGGCAGATTGGGTAATACAAACAAAAATGGCAATCCAGATCCAAATTGACTCCATAAGGATGCTTTTAAGGAAAGTTAAAAAATATGAAATTGAAAAGCTATCAACTGGAAAGGAATCTAAGGAAAAAGGGGCTGTCCGAAAAGGGCAGCTTTTTTTATGCCGCTATTTTTTGATTTTGAAAATCCAATGCCATTACCAGTGATCTTTGATTAGAATTTTCCTTTGGAACGTAAAATACCGGCCGACTATTGTAGGGTTTATAACCCAAAGATGATTTTTTAGATAGTTTTAGTCCAGAGTGCATACTTTTAGCCACCATTTTTCTCAGATTATGGCCAATTGCCATCAATAAGAACTCTAATTCCACTTTTTCTAAACCAGTGAGTGTAAATCTGTTGAATATATTATTGCTTTTCAGCTGGCCAAACGCAGCTTCCGCCTCTATTGGTCTTTTGCTCCTGTGTTCAAGCCCCTTTTTATTCATTAGTTTTTCCTTGGCCTGCTGTTTTAAGAAGTTTAACCTATGGTTCACTTCGATTCTTCTGTTACCTGTCGCTTTGTGGCATTGTGCTCTTAAGGGGCATCCTTCACAGTTTTTTGCCTGATAATAAGTTACTTGAGATACATACCCATTGCTTGAAGTGCGCTTTCCTTGTCCAACATTCTCCATCCGCTGTCCCATGGGGCATACGTAAAAATCTTGCGCTGCATTGTAGAAAAGATTTTGGGGAAGAAAAGGATTGTTCTTTGTCTTCTTCTTTTGCTCCATGTGGAAGTAATTGTATTTCACATAGGCATCAACTCCCTTTTTTTCAAGCATTTCATAATTCTCCTCACTGCCGTATCCTGCATCAGCTACTATCTCTTTACTTTGTTTACTATACGATTTTTCAAAACTGTCCAAGTGGGATTTTAAAGTGGTGGTATCCCCTGCTGTTTGGTGGATAGTAGCATGGGTAATGAATTGATTTTCAGTTGATATCTGAGGATTGTAAGCGGGTTTTAGTTGTCCGTTTTTCATGTGGTCCTCTTTCATTCTCATGAATGTGGCATCATGATCTGTCTTACTGTACGAATTTCTATCCCCCAAAATCTCCAGGTCTTTTTCATACTTCTCCAGCTTGGGAAGATGTTCTTCCTGAAGTTTTTGAAGCTCCTTAGCAACCTTCTTTGAAGGCTCTTTTAGCTTTTTATTTATGGCTGAAAGCCGCTCCCTTAATTCTTCAGAATCAATTTTTTTAGGCAATTCTTCTTGATTAACTTCTTGATTATCTGATAGGATGCTTTCTTCGATATCTGATAAAACACTCTTGATCTTACCTTCTAACCTTTCTTTGTGCTTTTCAACTGTCTTACGCCAGACAAAAGTGTACTTATTGGATTTTGCTTCAATCTTGGTTCCGTCAATGTATTGTACATCAAGGCTTACATATCCCATCTCAACAAGCATTTTTACCACTTCGGCAAACAATGTCTTGATGGAGTCTTTTAAGATTTTACCGCGGAAATCGTTGATGGTTCTGAAATCGGGGGTTGAGTTTCCTGAGATAAACATGAAGTGGATGTTCTCATTAAGTGCTTTGGCTATTTTCCTACATGAATACACATTGGATAAATAGCTGTAGAACAGCACTTTAATCATCATTCGTGGATGATAGGCTGATGTACCGCCTCCCTTGTACCTCTTTATAATATCACTGATATCCAATGAGTTAACCACAGTATCAACCAATCGAGCAGGGTGGTTATCAGGGATTTTATCAAAAATATTTGCCGGAAATAATTCTGGACAATTGCCAGTCTGATTTTTAAAAACTACCTTAGACATTGTTGTATTTTGTTCAACTCTAAAATAATAATTTTAGAGAAAATCAACAATAAAAAAAGGGTGTCTCGACTTTTCGGACACCCCCTTCCAACATCATATTTAAGTGATCCCTGATCATCGGGGCAGGATTGGGATAGGTCATCTGCATCAAGAAATCCACCGCCTTTGGAATATCTTCCTTAGAAAGTCCAAGCTCATGCAAACTAAAACCTGAACCCAATTTTTCCTGTAACTCTCTCAATGTCTTATAGGGCAAAGGATCTTCAAATATACTCTGAAAATTCAACTGTAAATCTTCAGTCAAAAAGTCCCATTGATATTTGAGGACAAAAGGCAAAAGAAGGGTATGGATTTTTGAATGCTCCAGATTAAAGTTGCCCCCAAGAACATGGGCAGCCTTATGATGAAGTCCCATGCTTACCTCGCAAAGCACCTTTCCACCAACATAGGCCCCAAACAATAACTTTTCATTGATGTCTGCTGTCATCACTTTTTCATGGGACAAGGAATTTAAGCCTGCCAAGAGATTTTTTAACCCCAAATCTGCCAAAGCATTTATAATTGGATTGGATTCAGGGGAATAAATAGCCTCCACCAGGTGGGCCATGGCATTAAAAGCCGAAGGAACTGCCAAATCGAGGGGCATCCCTATAGATAAATAAGGATCATAAAACACTTTATGCGGATGAACCTTATCGTCTCTTTTGACGGTTTTGACACCTTTGTGGGAAATGCCATAAATATTGGTCATTTCAGATCCTGAGTAGGTAGTAGGTACCGCCCAAAGTTCCGCTTTGGAATTTAACGCCAGGGCTTTTCCCAGGCCAATTGCAGAGCCCCCACCTAGACAAAGTATTATATCCACTTCCTTTCCCTCTAGGAATCTTTCGGCCTCCTCTACCAATTCAAGAGGCACATGCTGGATGATTTTATCAAAATGAAAGACCTCTCCTACTTTATCATGAAGCATGAGTTTTTCGACCAGATCCCCATACCTACGACTTCCAATAAATGCGATTTTTGATTTGCTTGATGGCAGTTCTTGCTCCAAAGCCTCCAAAATCGGCTTTCCAAAAATTACTTTTACAGCATGGGTTTTATAATCAAATGAAATCATCGTTGTTTTTTAATAAGTATTTCGATCAGCTTACCCGTTCTATCACAAGGGCATAGCCCTGCCCAACACCTACGCATAGTGTAGCTAGGGCATAACTTTTTTGTTTGAGGATTAATTCCTCCACTGCGGTTTGTATTATCCTTGTTCCTGTCATGCCCAAAGGATGGCCCAAGGCTATGGCTCCTCCGTTGGGATTGATACGTGGATCATTATCCTCGAGTCCCCATTGCCTAATACAGGCCAAAGATTGAGCGGCAAAAGCCTCATTGAGTTCAATCACATCCATATCCTCCCAACTAAGCCCTGCCTTAGCCAATGCTTTATTTGCAGCTTCCACTGGACCGATCCCCATAATTCTCGGTTCCACTCCAACTACTTGGGAACTTAAAATCCTTGCTTTTGGCTTTAATCCATATTTATCGACTGCATCCTCAGAAGCAATCAACATGGCTGCGGCACCATCATTTAAACCCGATGCATTCCCGGCTGTAACCGTCCCATCCTTTTTGAAAGCTGGTTTCAATGCCGCCAGCTTTTCCAAAGATGTATCTTCCCGGATAAATTCATCCTCAACAAGTCGAAGAGATTCACCTTTCTTTATAGGAATCTCAACCGGAATGATTTCTCTGGCTAGACGTCCATTTGCCCTGGCTTGGGAAGCTTTCATCTGGCTTTGATAGGCAAACAAATCCTGATCTTCTCTCGATATGCCATACATCTCTACCAAATGCTCAGCCGTGAGCCCCATCGGATCTACACCATACATCTGTTCCATTTTGGGATTCACAAAGCGCCATCCAAAGCTGGAATCGTACATTTGGGCATCATTGCCAAAGGCTGAGCTTGGCTTTCCGATGACATATGGCCCACGGGTCATATGTTCTACGCCTCCAGCAATAAACAAATCTCCATCACCGGCCATAATGGCTCTTTTGGAATGGACTATGGCAGATAAGCCTGAGGAACAAAGTCGGTTGATGGTCTCTCCGGGAACGGACACGGGAAGCCCCGCTAACAAGGACGCCATCCTAGCTACATTCCGGTTATCTTCACCTGCTTGGTTATGGCAACCCAAAATCACATCATCTATGGCTTCTTTTGGAAGCTCAGGAAATTTATCCATCAGCCCCTTAATGACATAAGCAGCCAGATCATCTGCCCGCATAGAGGACAAGCTGCCTTTAAATTTTGAAATTGGGCTCCTTACAGCATCAATGATATATACATTCCTCATTTTTGGGACTGGCTATGGGCGATAGATGTTCTTTTTTGAAGATCCCTAAGGATTTCCAAGTATTCGAAGGACGGTTCTTCCGTAACCATCAGGTTTTCGGAAATTTTTAAATTCCAACCGGTATTGTCCTTCACCTCCTGTATGGAAACTCCCGGATGAATTGAGGTCAATTCAAATTCTTTTGTTTCAGGGTTCGGCCTAAGGATTCCCATATCTGTAATGATAAATTGAGGTCCTTCACCAGGGATTCCCAATTTCTCCCTTTCATCACCCCCACTAAGGTATCCAGCTGAAGTGATAAAATCCACTTTGTCTACAAAAGCCCTGCTGTTATGCTTCATAATCACAAAGGTTCTTTTGGCATTGGAGGCTATTTCAGGTGCTCCTCCAGCTCCCGGCAGGCGGACTTTCGGTTTTTTATAAGAACCAATCACAGTAGAATTAATATTCCCAAATTTATCAATCTGTGCACCGCCAAGAAAACCTACATCCACTTTTCCTCCCTGAAGCCAGTAATTGAAAATTTCCGGCACAGAAACCACAGTGCTGGCCGTCTCTGCCAAAATATCATCCCCAATAGAAAGTGGAAGAATGTGTGGCTTGGTATCAATGGTCCCTGATTCATAAATCAGGACAATATCAGGGGCATGGGTCAACCTGGCCAGGTTACAGGCAGTACTCGGAAGACCTATGCCCACAAAACAAACTTCCCCATTATGTAGTAATCGGGAAGCTGTAATGATCATCATTTCTTCTTTGGAATATTCCATAGGTTTTTTTGAATGCTGGGTTTATAGGACTCTTTTTAGACTTTTGGATAGAACATGGGCATTCATCCACTCCTCAAAGCTGGCTTGGCTTCTTGAGATCTCATCCCATTGTTTATAAAAACTATTGTCTCTCTTGTAATAGCCCATGGCATAAGAAGGGTGGGCACCTTTAGGAGCAAGGGCAATGCCTGTGACCAGCCAGTGAGGGATGACAACACCCTGGTTTTGGGTATCCAATTCATCTACTACTTCTTCTACTGTCACAAGAACTTTTTTGGAAGCATAGACTACTTCTTTTTGAACACCGGTAATACCCCAGATTTTAACATTTCCTTTTTTGTCAGCCTGCTGGGCATGAATGATTCCAACATCAGGTTTTATTGACCTTATTGCAGCAAACTGTTCTCCTGTAAAAGGACAGGTTACCCACTTGATGTACTCAGTGTTTTCCTTGGCCAGATCTGTACCTGTATATCCCCTCAAAACTGCAAATGGTAATCCTGAAGCTCCTGCCTGATAAGCACAGGCCATGGCCGCGTGGCTATGTTCTTCAATTTCCAGGGGGGTAGGAATGCCTTTTTCAACTGCCTCTCTCAAGCGGTGCAACGAACCTACTCCGGGATTTCCTCCCCAGGAAAAAATCACCTTCTTCACCAGGCCCATACCTATCAACTGGTCATAAATTAAATCAGGTGTCATTCTGATCAGGGTAAGGTCTTTTTTACCCTGCCTGATGATTTCATGACCTGCTTCAAATGGGATTAAATGCGTAAAACCCTCCAGCGCAATCTGATCACCATCATTGACATGATTTTGTATCAAAACTGACAAGGGTTGAAATTTGTCAAGCATATATTTTTCAAGCTAAATCATTAAAGAAATACAATAAAGAAGCCCCTTGATGAGGCTTCTTTAAGGAAATACCACCCAGTTTATTTATTGAGGTATTTTGGAAGTTGGATCGGCTCCAAAGGCTCCACGATTTCTGATCTCCTAGATTCAAACATTGGAGGAAGCAGCAACTGATGTCCCAAAAGATCAGCAGGCTCATCAATAGCAAATCCAATATCTGAAGTAGCGTACTCGAACAGCACACCGGAAGGAGTCCTGTTGTAGATGGAATGGAAGTAATTCCTGTCTTTCAATTCGGTCACATCCGTATATCCAAATCCTTCAATATAAGCCTTCAACTCAAGGTTGTGTTCATCCTTTTCTGTCGCAAAGGCAATATGATGGGGAATCCCTACGCCAAAAGTCCAGGAACCCTGCTCCATATCAGGCACATGGTGCAGTTCAATGGTTTTCATGGCTCCTCCGTCCTTAATGTGGTAACGGTGGAAATCTCCATCCTGACCTACTTTTTTGAAGTTAAGGGTTTTGGTCAGGTAAGCATCCATCTCAATGATATCCCTTGATCGGATAGTGGCTCCAAAAATCCCCCTGATGCCATTTTCTTTGGATATCTCATCAGTCTGCCAGGCATTTCTGTGGTCATTATCTTCCCCTACTACGGCCATACCGATCCCGGAACGATCCTCGAAAGTGATCATTTTTTGACCAAATCTTTCAATGATTCCAGAGTTCTCAACTCCATGGTTTTTGAGATGTTTTACCCAAAAGTCGAGGGAATCTGTTGGCACTGAAAAGGATGCAGTCTCAATTTGACCAGAGCCCTTTCTCCCATAAACTCCTGCCTTCTTAAAAGGAAAAGTGGTCCACACCGACCCTACTTCGGCATCTGCATTGGCATAATAAAGATGATAAATACTTGCGGCTCCATCGAAAAGTACGGTTTGCTTGATCATCCGCATGCCCAGGACCTGGGTCACAAAATCAACGTCCTCTTGGGCAGAGCCCACACTCACAGTTAGGTGATGAATCCCTTTGATGTATTCAGCTGGATTAGTCATTTGGTTAATGGGTTTTAGTTAACATTCACTTGATTTCAACATAACCCTTCTCCCAGATGTTTTCTTTTTAGCATTGATTAGATGCCATTCAGCTGATTTATTAAATTACTTTAAGCTTTTACGACTTGTTGGCCAACTTTCGGCGGATCATACTGAGAAACTCCGGGGTAATCCCCAGATAGGATGCGATGTATTTTTGGGCAATCAAGAGCTCCAGTCTTGGGTAATTTTTGATAAAGGTGAGATACTTTTCCTCCGCAGAATAAGAAATATTCCGGATAATCCGCTTTTGATGGCTGACTAGGGAATTTTGAAAGATGATCCTAAAGTACCTTTCAAAAGCAGGCTGATCTGCACACAAACCTTCAAACCCATTTTTATCCAATGTCCAAACTTCTGTATCAGACATGGCCTTGATGGTGTAATTGGAAGGTGTACCCTGCATAAAACTCTGCAGATCACCTGTCCACCACTTATCAAGACCAAACTGTATTACATGGTTGAATTTTTTCCCGTCTGTATAATACGTCATCAGACAACCTTTCCTGATAAAAATAAAAGGCGATACCTGGGCATCTTTTTCAACTAAAACTTCATTCTTGTGGTATTTTACATGCTTCGCTTTACCAAAAAAATCTTTAACCTCCTCTTTGGTAAAGGGAACATAAGTCCTAAAATTCTCGAGGATATCTTCATGTATCATCGCGGCAATTTATAACAATTACCAAAACTTCCCAATGGATTTATACCTGCACCAATTTCCATCTTCCCCGACGGAAGACCAGTGTGCTGACTATGGCATGCACTGAGTGGCTGATAGCAATAGCAATGAATACACCTACCGCTCCCATCTCCCAATAATTGGCCAATAAGTAAGCCAAGGGTATCTGAAATCCCCACAAAACAGTCAAATTGATGATAGTTGGGGTCCGGGTATCGCCTGCCCCATTCAGTGATTGGCTCATGACCATACCATAGGCAAAGAAAACATAACCCAAACAAATAATAGTCAAGCCAAGCCTTCCAATTTCAATTACCCCCTGATCTTCATTGAAGATCCCGATAAAAAATTCTGCTCCACCAATAAACACTAGGGAGCATAAACCCAAAAACACGGCAGTGATGTGCGCTGCCAACCAGGCAGAACGCTCTGCCCTACCCGGCTGAAGAGCCCCCAGATTCTGCCCGACTAAAGTTGCTGCCGCATTGGACAGACCCCAGCCAGGCAAAAGTGCAAAAATAATCAGACGGACAGCAATGGTATATCCGGCCAAAGCCACTGAACCGGATTCCGAAATGATCCGCATCAAAAAAATCCAGGAAGCTGATTCAATCAAAAACTGTCCCATACCTCCCGAAGCTACTTTGAGAATCGTCCATACGGTACCCAATCTCATTTGCATATTGCTCAGGGTAAACTTGATCAAAGATTTGCCATTCAACAGAATGTAAAACTGATACAAAACCCCAATACCCCTACCAGTAGTGGTCGCCCAGGCGGCTCCTTCCAAACCTAAAGAAGGAATGGGCCCCAAACCAAAAATCAATAATGGGTCCAAAACCATATTGAAACCATTGGCAATCCAGAGTGCCCGCATGGCTACTGCTGCATTGCCGGCACCTCTGAAAATACCATTGATCAAAAACAGGAGCATCACACAGACATTGCCTCCAAAGATGATTTGGGTATATCGATAACCCGAATTAATCACTTCTTCTTCACCTCCCATCAAGGTCAATAATTCCTTGGCATAGACCACTCCCAAAACTGCCACCGCAACTGCAAAAAAAGAACAGACCACAATAGCCTGAAAGGCTGCTGAAGAAGCTGCTTCGGATTGTTTTTCACCTATCCTTCTTGCCACGATGGCAGTAGCTGCCATACTTAAACCTATGGAAATTGAATAAATGATGGTGAGAACAGACTCAGTCAAGCCCACAGTAGCAACCGCATATACCCCCAATTTTCCAACAAAGAATATATCCACGACAGCAAACAGCGATTCCATCACCATTTCCAAAATCATGGGTATCGATAGGTAAAATATGGCTTTTTTGATACTGATACCGGTAAAATCAGCCTCTTCACCCCTGACAGCTTTTTTAAAATGTTTTATGAAGTTTCTGAATGTCATGACTTTCCACCCTAAGTCAAAAATTGAAATAGCATTTTGAAATCCCTTCTAAATGGGTGAAAGATTTGCCGAAAAAACTCATACCCTTATTATTGGAACAAAATTGACACAAATATTCAAATGCCACAACATATATTTAAGTAATTCTTTACCCGCTATCTGAAAGACTATCAACACACTAGCCCTGGATTGAAGTTAAAAGTGCTTTTTTCAAAGGAAATTTGAAAACATTTTTAGTAGATTGGGATTTGAATTTGAAAAACAAGGTCCTAACCAATAATATTTACAACACCCTATGAAAACTTATTACGACCCGGAAGACTTGAAAAAATTCGGAAAGATTGGTGAATTTCAAAAATCCATGGCAGACAAATTCTTTGCTTATTATGGAGAAGTCTTCAAAGAAGGGGCCCTTACAGCCCGGGAAAAATCCCTGATCGCTTTGGCCGTGGCACATGCCATCCAATGCCCTTATTGCATTGATGCTTACACAGTGGACAGCATGGAAAAAGGTTGTGATGAAGAGCAGATGATGGAAGCTGTCCATGTAGCGGCCGCAATCCGGGGTGGCGCATCCCTGGTCCATAGTACCCAAATGATGAACAAGGTCAAAGAAATCTCCATATAATGAAGTCCCTTAAGGCACAAAACCATCCCTTATCCGACACACAATATGAATTGCAACTACTGGAATCTCAGGAGACGGGTATTCCCTTCTCAGAGAAACTGGCAGAAAGCGGTTTGTATCCTTTAGTTCCCACCCAAATAGAAATCCTTCAGATCAATCTGGGGAAAATGTGCAATCAGGTCTGTAAACACTGTCATGTTGATGCGGGACCGGACAGGAAAGAGATCATGAACCAGGAAACCATGATGGAATGCCTGGAAGTTATTTCAAAACATGACATCGGTACAATTGACCTTACAGGGGGTGCACCTGAAATGAATCCTCATTTCAGATGGTTTGTGGAAGAAATCCGCCGAATAAAACCTGATGCCAAGATAATCGTCCGCTGCAACCTGACCATTATTCTGGCAAATCCGAAATTCCATGATTTACCGGAGTTTTTCAAAAATCACCAAATCGAGGTAGTGTCTTCCCTGCCCTATTTTACAGCTATAAAAACGGACTCCCAAAGAGGCGAGGGTGTTTTTGAAAAATCCATCAAAGCACTGCAAATGCTCAATGCAGCCGGTTACGGTCAGGAAAATTCTGGACTGATGCTGAATTTGGTTTACAATCCGGCTGGCGCATTCCTTCCCGGATCTCAGGAAGGTTTGGAGGCAGAGTTCAAAAGACGCTTGGGAAGTCAATACTCCATTTCTTTTAATTCCCTTTTTACCATAACCAACCTACCTATCAGCAGGTTCCTGGAATATCTTTTGAGAAGTGGTAACTATCAAAGCTATATGGAAAAGCTTATAGAAGCTTATAACCCTATCGCCGCAGCAAATGTCATGTGCAGGAATACCATTTCGGTAGGCTGGGATGGATACCTTTATGACTGTGACTTCAACCAGATGCTGGAATTGAGGGTGTCCTGCACTACCAGCCAACACATCAAAGACTGGAGCCTTGAATCACTGAACAATAGAGAAATTGTCATCAACCAACATTGCTACGGCTGCACTGCAGGAGCCGGGTCAAGTTGCGGAGGTGCTACAGCCTGATGAATAGCCAAAATATTGCCATTATTGTATTTCAGAAAAATTTGGTCTTGGGCAGGGTTAAAACCAGGATTGCGCAGCAATTGGGGAATGAAAAAGCCCTGGAAATTTATCGTGTACTGGTCCAGAAAACCCATGAACAACTTGCACAATTGACTGATTGGGATGTATTCCTCTACTATTCTGACTTTCTTGAAGCGGTAGGCTGGAAACCAAAAGAAGGAAAAATATCCTACAGATTGCAAAAGGGAGAGGACCTTGGAGCGAAAATGCGTGTGGCCTTTGATGAAGTATTTCTGGAAGGATACCAAAAAGTCTTAATCATAGGAACAGATTGTCCAGAAATCACAGCAAAAATCTTAAATGAAGCAGCTGCAGAACTGGAGCATCATGATGTGGTTTTTGGACCGGCAATGGATGGTGGCTATTATTTGTTGGGCATGAAAAAAACACAAGATGGATTATTCCAAAATATTCCTTGGAGTACAGATTCCGTTTTGGAAATTTCCATCCAATACCTCAAGCAGAACCAAATAAGCTTTCAAACTATCCGGACCCTAACTGATATTGACACAGCTGAAGATTGGG
This Cecembia calidifontis DNA region includes the following protein-coding sequences:
- a CDS encoding DUF21 domain-containing protein — translated: MESIWIWIAIFVCITQSATFSGLNIALFSLSRLRLEVAADGGDLLAERVLSLRRDTNYTLATILWGNVGVNVLLTLLADSVLLGLGSFFFSTFVITFAGEIFPQAYFTRHALKIGAKLSPVLKFYKVVLWPLAKPSGVLLDHFLGLEPIPWLQENELISLLKYQAKNAKTELGRLEARGEVNFLRLDDLPAYREGENIDQLSIITLPYIGSKPIFPEIKRSSKDPFLQELAKSGKKWVVILDEANGHPRKVLNFNSFVNNFLLRNKASNPLEFCHIPLVIYEAEYPIGKILERWRVQPQGPEDDVIDEDLALLWTDKYKKIISGSDILGRLMREIAIEEA
- a CDS encoding NUDIX hydrolase, producing MNDLTIPACFYRVSVKALILDEQNRFLLVKEENGLWELPGGGLDFGESPHQGIARELMEEMGLEVTYISAHPLYFFPVINPKNQHIVNAVYETRVHHLDFVPSTECLEIKFYSTEEVIQLKELMYPNVLEFVKHFNL
- a CDS encoding maleylacetate reductase, coding for MISFDYKTHAVKVIFGKPILEALEQELPSSKSKIAFIGSRRYGDLVEKLMLHDKVGEVFHFDKIIQHVPLELVEEAERFLEGKEVDIILCLGGGSAIGLGKALALNSKAELWAVPTTYSGSEMTNIYGISHKGVKTVKRDDKVHPHKVFYDPYLSIGMPLDLAVPSAFNAMAHLVEAIYSPESNPIINALADLGLKNLLAGLNSLSHEKVMTADINEKLLFGAYVGGKVLCEVSMGLHHKAAHVLGGNFNLEHSKIHTLLLPFVLKYQWDFLTEDLQLNFQSIFEDPLPYKTLRELQEKLGSGFSLHELGLSKEDIPKAVDFLMQMTYPNPAPMIRDHLNMMLEGGVRKVETPFFYC
- the fucP gene encoding L-fucose:H+ symporter permease, encoding MWVKRVLELNNVQASLVQMAFYGGYFTMALPAALFIKKYSYKTGVLIGLGLYAFGAMLFYPAAAWESYFFFLIALYILTFGLAFLETTANPYVLSMGPVETATRRLNLAQAFNPMGALAGLFVAKEFILNALQSNNTDESGNLIFNTLDESAKAIIRTNDLMVIRDPYVMLGLVVIVLAVVIAVAKMPENKSGNNKLDFWPSMKRLSTNPGFVEGVIAQMFYVGAQIMVWTYIYQYAEVLGIDNASAVNYAYTALGLFLVGRWICTFLLRYLKPARLLLYFSFLAAAFTLGAIFIQGVLGLYSLVGISFAMSLMFPTIYGIALDDLGEDAKYGAAFLVMAIVGGAIMPTLQGVILDIGGSGYNDMLILGVPEVNFSFILPLCCFIVVGWFAWRRLGLKD
- a CDS encoding IS1182 family transposase, producing the protein MSKVVFKNQTGNCPELFPANIFDKIPDNHPARLVDTVVNSLDISDIIKRYKGGGTSAYHPRMMIKVLFYSYLSNVYSCRKIAKALNENIHFMFISGNSTPDFRTINDFRGKILKDSIKTLFAEVVKMLVEMGYVSLDVQYIDGTKIEAKSNKYTFVWRKTVEKHKERLEGKIKSVLSDIEESILSDNQEVNQEELPKKIDSEELRERLSAINKKLKEPSKKVAKELQKLQEEHLPKLEKYEKDLEILGDRNSYSKTDHDATFMRMKEDHMKNGQLKPAYNPQISTENQFITHATIHQTAGDTTTLKSHLDSFEKSYSKQSKEIVADAGYGSEENYEMLEKKGVDAYVKYNYFHMEQKKKTKNNPFLPQNLFYNAAQDFYVCPMGQRMENVGQGKRTSSNGYVSQVTYYQAKNCEGCPLRAQCHKATGNRRIEVNHRLNFLKQQAKEKLMNKKGLEHRSKRPIEAEAAFGQLKSNNIFNRFTLTGLEKVELEFLLMAIGHNLRKMVAKSMHSGLKLSKKSSLGYKPYNSRPVFYVPKENSNQRSLVMALDFQNQKIAA